In the Caldisericota bacterium genome, one interval contains:
- a CDS encoding DUF6079 family protein, which produces KSSDYAAKIARAEYEVNEGIKYWNGAFLTESEKERYKSEISALKGFMESLQIFNTPAKLQNFKYSVEEVNDHKEKLKKLYKLNIMKDKIKEINEIVLYLKHAQTNMTDDTELVIQVDDTLNNILDDIRKDKDISDSINALKKLKSKYIDMYINMHNRVRLNASEDDKKQKLLYDKRINALRQLKEIDILPGNKCDEFIDKITRMKTCWNLTKEKLERFPICPDCNFRPKEEKIVKSFNLEEMEEELDNLLETWTGTLINTFNDPKIKSNIELLTKEQKVMISTLIKNKKFELPIDIGLVEAIKELLHGIEKIEITIDELKNVMGNGNPLTLNDIKERFDSFINNKMSSMDVHNTRFVLKQKTDG; this is translated from the coding sequence AAAAGTCTAGCGATTATGCTGCAAAAATTGCGCGAGCAGAGTATGAAGTAAATGAAGGAATTAAATACTGGAATGGGGCATTCTTAACCGAATCTGAAAAAGAAAGATATAAAAGTGAAATATCTGCATTGAAAGGGTTTATGGAGTCTTTGCAAATATTTAACACACCAGCAAAATTACAGAATTTTAAATATTCCGTTGAAGAAGTAAATGATCATAAAGAAAAACTAAAAAAACTATACAAATTAAACATTATGAAAGATAAAATAAAAGAGATAAATGAAATTGTTTTATATCTAAAACATGCACAAACCAATATGACAGATGATACAGAGTTGGTGATACAGGTTGATGATACATTAAACAATATTCTTGATGATATTAGAAAAGATAAGGATATTTCAGATAGTATTAATGCTCTTAAAAAACTTAAGTCAAAATATATAGATATGTATATAAATATGCATAATCGAGTTCGCCTAAATGCCTCTGAAGATGACAAAAAGCAAAAACTATTATATGACAAAAGAATAAACGCTTTAAGGCAATTAAAGGAGATTGATATACTGCCGGGAAATAAATGTGATGAATTCATCGATAAGATAACCAGAATGAAAACCTGCTGGAATCTAACTAAAGAAAAACTTGAAAGATTCCCAATTTGTCCCGATTGTAATTTTAGACCAAAAGAAGAAAAAATAGTTAAATCGTTTAACCTTGAAGAAATGGAAGAAGAACTAGATAATTTACTTGAAACCTGGACGGGTACACTAATAAATACTTTTAATGATCCCAAGATCAAGTCTAATATAGAACTGCTTACAAAAGAGCAAAAAGTTATGATTTCTACATTAATTAAAAACAAAAAGTTTGAACTTCCTATTGATATTGGTCTTGTTGAAGCAATAAAGGAGCTTCTTCATGGTATCGAAAAGATTGAAATAACTATTGATGAATTAAAAAATGTAATGGGTAACGGTAATCCTCTTACCTTGAATGATATTAAAGAAAGATTTGATTCATTTATCAACAATAAAATGTCCTCTATGGATGTACATAATACACGTTTTGTGTTAAAACAGAAAACTGATGGATAA